One Zymoseptoria tritici IPO323 chromosome 3, whole genome shotgun sequence genomic region harbors:
- a CDS encoding carbamoyl-phosphate synthase (glutamine-hydrolyzing), giving the protein MATAILSRTLKPSFKTAFSRSTNQIRCNATVAPGMPRVPAAAPSTRSTKPSYERATFTIRDGPIFHGKSFGARTNISGEAVFTTSLVGYPESMTDPSYRGQILVFTQPLIGNYGVPSNARDEYGLLKYFESPNIQACAIVVADAALQYSHWTAVESLSEWCAREGVPAITGVDTRAIVTHLREEGSSLGKITIGEEYDADEDEAYEDPANVNLVRKVSTKAPFHVPSPNGNAHVALIDCGVKENIIRSIVSRGASVTCLPYDYPIHKSAHHFDGVFISNGPGDPTHCRSTSDNLRTLMNTSQIPIMGICLGHQLLAIAAGAGTTKMKYGNRAHNIPALDLSTGKCHITSQNHGYAVDATTLPNDFKEYFTNLNDGSNEGMIHKSRPIFSTQFHPEAKGGPLDSSYLFDAYLESVKKYKASQDVLKGGADSKPSPLLVDLLAKERVGVAPGQS; this is encoded by the coding sequence ATGGCCACCGCTATTCTATCCCGAACCTTGAAGCCGTCTTTCAAGACCGCCTTCTCCAGGTCCACCAACCAGATCCGATGCAATGCCACCGTCGCTCCCGGCATGCCACGAGTGCCAGCGGCTGCTCCCTCCACTCGCTCGACCAAGCCATCGTACGAGCGTGCCACTTTCACCATTCGAGATGGTCCGATTTTCCACGGAAAGAGCTTCGGTGCGAGGACCAACATCAGTGGCGAGGCTGTCTTCACGACCTCGCTCGTGGGATACCCGGAGTCGATGACCGACCCTTCATACCGTGGACAAATTCTCGTCTTCACTCAGCCTCTGATCGGCAACTATGGAGTGCCGTCCAATGCCCGTGACGAGTACGGTTTGCTCAAATACTTTGAGAGTCCAAACATTCAGGCATGTGCCATTGTGGTGGCGGACGCCGCACTGCAGTACTCGCACTGGACTGCAGTCGAGAGCTTGTCGGAGTGGTGCGCTCGCGAGGGCGTGCCGGCGATTACCGGAGTGGACACTCGTGCCATTGTCACCCATCTTCGTGAGGAGGGATCCTCGCTTGGAAAGATCACCATTGGCGAGGAGTACGATgctgacgaggacgaggccTACGAAGACCCAGCTAATGTCAACCTGGTCCGCAAGGTGTCCACCAAGGCTCCCTTCCATGTGCCGTCTCCCAATGGCAATGCTCACGTTGCCTTGATCGACTGCGGTGTCAAGGAGAACATCATTCGCTCAATCGTCAGCCGTGGCGCCAGTGTGACTTGCCTACCATACGATTATCCAATCCACAAGTCTGCCCACCACTTTGACGGTGTCTTCATCTCCAACGGACCCGGAGATCCCACCCACTGCCGAAGCACCAGTGACAACCTTCGCACGCTCATGAACACCAGCCAGATCCCAATCATGGGAATCTGCCTCGGTCATCAGCTGCTCGCGATCGCAGCCGGAGCTGGCACGACCAAGATGAAGTACGGCAACCGTGCCCACAACATTCCCGCGCTGGACCTCAGCACTGGCAAGTGCCACATCACCAGCCAGAACCACGGTTATGCTGTTGATGCCACAACCCTTCCCAACGACTTCAAGGAATACTTCACGAACTTGAACGACGGCTCCAACGAGGGCATGATTCACAAGTCCCGCCCGATCTTCAGCACACAGTTCCATCCGGAGGCCAAGGGTGGTCCATTGGACAGCAGCTACCTTTTCGATGCGTACTTGGAGAGTGTGAAGAAGTACAAGGCCAGCCAGGACGTGCTCAAGGGCGGTGCCGACAGCAAGCCCAGCCCACTTCTGGTGGATTTGctggcgaaggagagagTGGGTGTTGCTCCAGGGCAGAGCTGA